The genomic DNA TGCCGAAGGTGCGCAGGAGGTCTTCGGTGATCTGGTCGGTGGCCTGGGCGTCGTCGCGGTCGGGTTGGGTGTGCAGGAGTTGGCCGAGGCACAGGGCGGTGCCTGTGGCGATCACGAAGGCGAGTTCGGGGTCGTTGATGGTGAAGCGGCCGGCCTGGATGCCGGCCTGGATGTCGCGTCGGACGCGTGGGGCGATGCCGTGCTCGGAGGTGGCGATGGTGAGGCCGGTGTTGAGCAGGACCTTGCTGAGCTGGGGGTGGCGGCGGTGCAGGCGTCCGGTGAGCCGGAAGCTGTAGGCGAAGACTTCGGCGGGGTCGTTCATGTCGCGGGTCAGCTCGTCCAGCCCTGCGCCGTGCCGGTCGAGGGCGTCTTCCACGGCGGCTCGGAAGAGCTCGTCCTTGCTGGAGAAATGGTTGTAGAAGGAGCCCATGCCGACGTCGGCGGCCTGGGTGAGGTCAAGGATCGCCGCGTTGGTCCTGCCGTCGGCGATGAAGGTCTGGGCCGCGTGGATGAGCGCGGCGCGGGTGCGCGCCTTGCGCCGGTCCAGGCGGCTCGGTGCGGCGTCGGCCATCTGTCTCTCTCCTGTCGGCTGTGGTGCGCGTTCCACTGTAGCGGGATCCGTCAAGAGTGACGGAATCCTCACTACTGCTTTGGCAAGTCATTACATGACTGACGATACTGTCCATAAATGACAATAACGTCAGTACTGGAACGAATCATCATCTATGGGCGCAGCCCTGTGGGGATCGCGCCCCGCGTCCTCCAGTCCGACAGATCAGGGAGGCGGATCCCCATGCCCGCAATCACCGACACGACCGCAGGAGGTCCCGAGCACGCGGTCAAGGCGCTGCTGAGCGAGTACGACGCGCTGAAGGCGGAGGAGCGGCAGCGGATCGGGGCGCGCGGCCAGTTGCTGTACGCCACGCTCACCGCGGTCGCCGGAATCAGCACTGTCACCACGACCGTGGGCCAGTTGGAGTTGCTGTTGCTGCTGCCGCTGGCCGCCACGGTGCTGGGCTGGGCCTACGTCACCAACGATCACAAGATCACCGCCATCGGGCGGTACGTCCGCGGCCGGCTGGGACCGCGCCTGGTCGGCCTCGTCGACGACGGCTCCAGCGACATCGACATGTTCAGGTGGGAGAAATACCACCGCGAAGATCCACTCCGCCCCTCTCGCAAGCGGCTGCAACTGGCGG from Nonomuraea muscovyensis includes the following:
- a CDS encoding TetR/AcrR family transcriptional regulator, whose amino-acid sequence is MADAAPSRLDRRKARTRAALIHAAQTFIADGRTNAAILDLTQAADVGMGSFYNHFSSKDELFRAAVEDALDRHGAGLDELTRDMNDPAEVFAYSFRLTGRLHRRHPQLSKVLLNTGLTIATSEHGIAPRVRRDIQAGIQAGRFTINDPELAFVIATGTALCLGQLLHTQPDRDDAQATDQITEDLLRTFGIPADEAHEICQRPLPDLDRLLLSTTV